A single region of the Triticum dicoccoides isolate Atlit2015 ecotype Zavitan chromosome 2B, WEW_v2.0, whole genome shotgun sequence genome encodes:
- the LOC119367167 gene encoding peroxidase 21-like — MGLSSSLVPVASALLLLCCFTARNAAANGNGGGGLRLNYYSEICPRAEQIVKEQVRSLYEEHGNTAVSWLRALFHDCTVKSCDASLLLETDAATGLVSEQASPRSFGMRNFKYVGAIKSALERECPGTVSCADLLALAARDGAAMLGGPAAIPMRTGRRDAMESQYGEVERYIPNHNDTVSAVLARFAAMGLDAEAVVALLGAHSVGRVHCNNLVARLYPAVDGGIEPAYGAYLRGRCPTADAREDTRDVAYARNDRATPMVLDNMYHKNLLKGRGLLLVDQRLASDPRTAPFVKKMAADNGYFGETFAAALVRMSENGPLTGGQGEVRKDCRFVNAK; from the exons ATGGGTCTCAGCTCAAGCCTAGTGCCGGTGGCATCTGCACTGCTCCTCTTGTGCTGCTTCACTGCTC GGAATGCTGCCGCTAATGGCAATGGCGGCGGTGGTCTGAGGCTGAACTACTACTCCGAGATCTGCCCGAGGGCGGAGCAGATCGTGAAGGAGCAGGTGAGGAGCCTGTACGAGGAGCACGGCAACACGGCCGTGTCGTGGCTCCGGGCCCTCTTCCACGACTGCACCGTCAAGTCCTGCGACGCCTCGCTGCTCCTGGAGACCGACGCCGCCACGGGCCTCGTCTCCGAGCAGGCCTCCCCGAGGAGCTTCGGCATGCGCAACTTCAAGTACGTGGGCGCCATCAAGTCGGCGCTGGAGCGCGAGTGCCCGGGCACCGTCTCCTGCGCGGACCTCCTCGCGCTGGCCGCCCGGGACGGCGCGGCCATGCTGGGCGGGCCGGCCGCGATCCCGATGCGGACGGGGCGGCGGGACGCCATGGAGAGCCAGTACGGCGAGGTGGAGCGGTACATCCCGAACCACAACGACACGGTGTCGGCGGTGCTGGCCCGGTTCGCGGCCATGGGGCTGGACGCGGAGGCCGTGGTGGCGCTGCTGGGCGCGCATTCGGTGGGCCGCGTCCACTGCAACAACCTGGTGGCCAGGCTGTACCCGGCGGTGGACGGCGGCATCGAGCCGGCGTACGGCGCGTACCTGCGGGGCCGGTGCCCGACGGCGGACGCGAGGGAGGACACCCGCGACGTGGCGTACGCGCGCAACGACCGCGCCACGCCCATGGTGCTCGACAACATGTACCACAAGAACCTGCTGAAAGGCCGGGGGCTGCTGCTCGTGGACCAGCGGCTCGCGTCCGACCCGCGCACCGCGCCGTTCGTGAAGAAGATGGCGGCTGATAACGGGTACTTTGGTGAGACGTTCGCGGCGGCGCTGGTGAGGATGTCGGAGAACGGGCCGCTCACCGGCGGGCAGGGGGAGGTCAGGAAGGACTGCAGGTTCGTCAACGCCAAGTAA
- the LOC119362195 gene encoding phosphoinositide phospholipase C 2-like isoform X1, translating to MGTYKCCLVFKRRYRWTDAPPPDDVRALFAVHSGGAATMGADGLRRYLESSDPDAADDAEGEADRLLDQIRLQGYQHQRAGPRLPRLGRGQLLGLDDFHRFLFSADLNPPVRRPQVHHDMSQPLSHYYVYTGHNSYLTGNQLSSDCSDVPIIKALQRGVRVIELDMWPNSAKDDISILHGRTLTTPVSLLKCLKSIKDYAFVASPYPVIITLEDHLTPELQDKVAKMVLEVFGTILYYPEEEHPKELPSPESLKGRVLLSTKPPKEYLEAKDGGAAKDGDAEQNPGKGTDDDAAWGTEVPDFKTEIQSAKQEDDASENRRDGDEDDDDEDEQKMQQHLAPQYKRLITIRAGKPKGGTTSDALKCDPNKVRRLSLSEQQLAKAVVNHGTEIVRFTQRNLLRIYPKGTRVTSSNYNPFIGWVHGAQMVAFNMQGYGRALWLMHGFYKANGGCGYVKKPDFLMQSEPEVFDPKKPQPVKKTLKVKVYMGDGWRMDFKQTHFDQYSPPDFYARVGIAGVPADSVMKKTKAVEDNWVPVWGEEFSFDLTVPELALLRVEAHEYDMSEKDDFAGQTVLPVSELQPGIRAVALFDRKGNKLPNVKLLMRFEFV from the exons ATGGGCACCTACAAGTGCTGCCTCGTCTTCAAGCGCCGGTACCGCTGGACGGACGCGCCGCCGCCGGACGACGTGCGGGCGCTCTTCGCCGTGCACTCCGGcggggcggccaccatgggcgccgacgGCCTGCGCCGCTACCTCGAGTCCTCCGACCCCGAcgccgccgacgacgccgaggGCGAGGCGGACCGCCTGCTGGACCAGATCCGCCTGCAGGGATACCAGCACCAGCGCGCCGGCCCGCGCCTCCCGCGCCTCGGCCGCGGCCAGCTGCTCGGCCTCGACGACTTCCACCGCTTCCTCTTCTCCGCCGACCTCAACCCGCCCGTCCGCCGGCCCCAGGTCCACCACGACATGTCCCAGCCCCTCTCCCACTACTACGTCTACACGGGCCACAACTCGTACCTCACCGGCAACCAGCTCAGCAGCGACTGCAGCGACGTCCCCATCATCAAGGCCCTGCAGCGCGGCGTCCGGGTCATCGAGCTCGACATGTGGCCCAACTCCGCCAAGGACGACATCAGCATCCTCCATGGCAG GACTTTGACCACCCCGGTTTCGCTGCTGAAATGCTTGAAATCCATCAAAGACTATGCTTTCGTCGCGTCTCCCTACCCGGTTATCATCACACTCGAAGACCACCTTACACCCGAGCTGCAGGACAAAGTTGCCAAG ATGGTCCTTGAAGTGTTTGGCACCATACTGTACTACCCTGAAGAAGAACATCCCAAAGAGCTCCCTTCACCTGAGTCCCTCAAGGGTCGCGTGCTCCTATCAACAAAGCCCCCAAAGGAGTACCTTGAAGCCAAGGATGGTGGTGCCGCGAAAGACGGTGATGCGGAGCAGAATCCTGGCAAAGGAACTGACGATGATGCGGCTTGGGGAACAGAAGTCCCAGATTTCAAGACTGAAATCCAATCTGCTAAA CAGGAAGATGATGCCTCAGAGAACCGTAGAgacggcgatgaggacgacgacgatgaggacgaACAGAAAATGCAACAGCATCTAGCTCCACAGTATAAGCGCCTTATTACTATAAGAGCAGGAAAGCCAAAGGGGGGTACTACGTCTGATGCCTTGAAGTGTGACCCGAACAAAGTTAGGCGGCTCAGTTTGAGCGAGCAACAGCTTGCCAAAGCTGTAGTTAATCATGGCACCGAAATAGTGAG GTTTACACAGAGGAATCTACTGAGGATATACCCAAAGGGCACTCGGGTTACTTCATCCAACTACAATCCATTTATTGGTTGGGTGCATGGTGCTCAGATGGTAGCCTTCAATATGCAG GGATATGGAAGAGCTCTTTGGTTAATGCATGGATTTTATAAAGCCAATGGTGGCTGTGGCTACGTGAAGAAACCGGATTTCTTGATGCAGTCCGAGCCGGAAGTTTTCGATCCAAAAAAGCCTCAGCCTGTTAAGAAAACCTTGAAG GTGAAAGTGTACATGGGAGATGGTTGGCGGATGGACTTCAAGCAGACTCACTTTGACCAATATTCTCCTCCAGATTTTTACGCACGG GTCGGGATCGCCGGCGTCCCGGCGGACTCGGTGATGAAGAAGACCAAGGCGGTGGAGGACAACTGGGTGCCGGTGTGGGGGGAGGAGTTCTCGTTCGACCTGACGGTGCCGGAGCTGGCGCTGCTGCGGGTGGAGGCGCACGAGTACGACATGTCGGAGAAGGACGACTTTGCGGGGCAGACGGTGCTGCCGGTGTCGGAGCTTCAGCCCGGGATCCGCGCGGTGGCGCTGTTCGACCGCAAGGGGAACAAGCTCCCCAACGTCAAGCTCCTCATGCGCTTTGAGTTTGTGTGA
- the LOC119362195 gene encoding phosphoinositide phospholipase C 2-like isoform X2: protein MGTYKCCLVFKRRYRWTDAPPPDDVRALFAVHSGGAATMGADGLRRYLESSDPDAADDAEGEADRLLDQIRLQGYQHQRAGPRLPRLGRGQLLGLDDFHRFLFSADLNPPVRRPQVHHDMSQPLSHYYVYTGHNSYLTGNQLSSDCSDVPIIKALQRGVRVIELDMWPNSAKDDISILHGRTLTTPVSLLKCLKSIKDYAFVASPYPVIITLEDHLTPELQDKVAKMVLEVFGTILYYPEEEHPKELPSPESLKGRVLLSTKPPKEYLEAKDGGAAKDGDAEQNPGKGTDDDAAWGTEVPDFKTEIQSAKEDDASENRRDGDEDDDDEDEQKMQQHLAPQYKRLITIRAGKPKGGTTSDALKCDPNKVRRLSLSEQQLAKAVVNHGTEIVRFTQRNLLRIYPKGTRVTSSNYNPFIGWVHGAQMVAFNMQGYGRALWLMHGFYKANGGCGYVKKPDFLMQSEPEVFDPKKPQPVKKTLKVKVYMGDGWRMDFKQTHFDQYSPPDFYARVGIAGVPADSVMKKTKAVEDNWVPVWGEEFSFDLTVPELALLRVEAHEYDMSEKDDFAGQTVLPVSELQPGIRAVALFDRKGNKLPNVKLLMRFEFV from the exons ATGGGCACCTACAAGTGCTGCCTCGTCTTCAAGCGCCGGTACCGCTGGACGGACGCGCCGCCGCCGGACGACGTGCGGGCGCTCTTCGCCGTGCACTCCGGcggggcggccaccatgggcgccgacgGCCTGCGCCGCTACCTCGAGTCCTCCGACCCCGAcgccgccgacgacgccgaggGCGAGGCGGACCGCCTGCTGGACCAGATCCGCCTGCAGGGATACCAGCACCAGCGCGCCGGCCCGCGCCTCCCGCGCCTCGGCCGCGGCCAGCTGCTCGGCCTCGACGACTTCCACCGCTTCCTCTTCTCCGCCGACCTCAACCCGCCCGTCCGCCGGCCCCAGGTCCACCACGACATGTCCCAGCCCCTCTCCCACTACTACGTCTACACGGGCCACAACTCGTACCTCACCGGCAACCAGCTCAGCAGCGACTGCAGCGACGTCCCCATCATCAAGGCCCTGCAGCGCGGCGTCCGGGTCATCGAGCTCGACATGTGGCCCAACTCCGCCAAGGACGACATCAGCATCCTCCATGGCAG GACTTTGACCACCCCGGTTTCGCTGCTGAAATGCTTGAAATCCATCAAAGACTATGCTTTCGTCGCGTCTCCCTACCCGGTTATCATCACACTCGAAGACCACCTTACACCCGAGCTGCAGGACAAAGTTGCCAAG ATGGTCCTTGAAGTGTTTGGCACCATACTGTACTACCCTGAAGAAGAACATCCCAAAGAGCTCCCTTCACCTGAGTCCCTCAAGGGTCGCGTGCTCCTATCAACAAAGCCCCCAAAGGAGTACCTTGAAGCCAAGGATGGTGGTGCCGCGAAAGACGGTGATGCGGAGCAGAATCCTGGCAAAGGAACTGACGATGATGCGGCTTGGGGAACAGAAGTCCCAGATTTCAAGACTGAAATCCAATCTGCTAAA GAAGATGATGCCTCAGAGAACCGTAGAgacggcgatgaggacgacgacgatgaggacgaACAGAAAATGCAACAGCATCTAGCTCCACAGTATAAGCGCCTTATTACTATAAGAGCAGGAAAGCCAAAGGGGGGTACTACGTCTGATGCCTTGAAGTGTGACCCGAACAAAGTTAGGCGGCTCAGTTTGAGCGAGCAACAGCTTGCCAAAGCTGTAGTTAATCATGGCACCGAAATAGTGAG GTTTACACAGAGGAATCTACTGAGGATATACCCAAAGGGCACTCGGGTTACTTCATCCAACTACAATCCATTTATTGGTTGGGTGCATGGTGCTCAGATGGTAGCCTTCAATATGCAG GGATATGGAAGAGCTCTTTGGTTAATGCATGGATTTTATAAAGCCAATGGTGGCTGTGGCTACGTGAAGAAACCGGATTTCTTGATGCAGTCCGAGCCGGAAGTTTTCGATCCAAAAAAGCCTCAGCCTGTTAAGAAAACCTTGAAG GTGAAAGTGTACATGGGAGATGGTTGGCGGATGGACTTCAAGCAGACTCACTTTGACCAATATTCTCCTCCAGATTTTTACGCACGG GTCGGGATCGCCGGCGTCCCGGCGGACTCGGTGATGAAGAAGACCAAGGCGGTGGAGGACAACTGGGTGCCGGTGTGGGGGGAGGAGTTCTCGTTCGACCTGACGGTGCCGGAGCTGGCGCTGCTGCGGGTGGAGGCGCACGAGTACGACATGTCGGAGAAGGACGACTTTGCGGGGCAGACGGTGCTGCCGGTGTCGGAGCTTCAGCCCGGGATCCGCGCGGTGGCGCTGTTCGACCGCAAGGGGAACAAGCTCCCCAACGTCAAGCTCCTCATGCGCTTTGAGTTTGTGTGA